A genomic segment from Sphingopyxis sp. DBS4 encodes:
- a CDS encoding TadE/TadG family protein gives MRGTIFSRLRAGASNLFRDQRGNAMMLTAAAIVPVVGIVGSAVDIGRAYMTQLRLQQACDAGVLAGRRAMAGALYTDPAKTEANKMFNFNFPDGNFGSHAVSFSSWGVGSSDVAGRATAILPTALMYIFGKDQFDLAANCTAKLEISNVDVMMVLDVTGSMARKADSDDDDTKIEALRKAAVDFFDTLTNADVGDGRIRFGVVPYSSSVNVGQILIAKNPDWLADSEWLPSRSPKTKEIWSDARTVDSTDFDATPPIADKKNGKDNWQDAGTVDKVQEDCVDWDESASPKIIDTKNQNVQNPVIDGSTRITVSDQKRTYEYYSYDATWQPATKKKPGSCQIKKLRWTFTRTYYKVQTVETLTRVFDGAYNYLDREFDTRPLKTGSTIESDTGDEGATVTTSWGGCIIERITTKFASNETAPSNALDMDIDTLPTAGDADTQWKLFLPDVTYNRSQEKPLSGSTKDLTNFVEKGGDYAACPAAAMKLETMTKTDHDKFAAYINTLQPKGYTYHDAGMAWGARLLSPSGLFADENGPYNGRPVSRHVIFMTDGDMMTPRDNLSHQGQERSMPRIGATSDDDAIARHNNRFVQLCRAARQRAITIWVVSFGVGSNANLNSCASSGQAFEASNASQLNDQFQAIARQISKLRLSQ, from the coding sequence ATGCGAGGGACCATTTTCAGCCGCCTGCGGGCTGGCGCCTCGAACCTGTTTCGCGATCAGCGCGGCAACGCGATGATGCTGACCGCGGCCGCGATCGTGCCCGTTGTCGGCATCGTCGGGTCGGCGGTCGACATCGGGCGCGCCTATATGACCCAGCTTCGCCTGCAACAGGCGTGCGACGCCGGCGTGCTCGCCGGCCGGCGCGCGATGGCCGGCGCCCTCTATACGGACCCGGCGAAGACCGAAGCGAACAAGATGTTCAACTTCAATTTCCCGGACGGAAATTTCGGCAGTCACGCGGTATCCTTTTCCTCCTGGGGTGTCGGGTCGTCGGACGTCGCCGGCCGCGCGACTGCGATCCTGCCGACCGCGCTCATGTATATCTTCGGCAAGGACCAGTTCGACCTGGCGGCCAATTGCACCGCGAAGCTCGAAATCTCGAACGTCGATGTGATGATGGTGCTCGACGTCACCGGGTCGATGGCGCGCAAGGCGGACAGCGACGACGACGACACCAAGATCGAGGCGCTGCGCAAGGCGGCGGTCGATTTCTTCGATACGCTGACCAACGCCGACGTCGGCGACGGGCGGATTCGCTTTGGGGTGGTTCCCTACAGCTCGTCGGTCAACGTCGGACAGATATTGATCGCGAAGAATCCCGACTGGCTCGCCGACTCCGAGTGGCTCCCCTCGCGTTCGCCGAAAACCAAAGAAATATGGAGCGATGCGCGAACGGTCGATTCCACGGACTTTGACGCGACCCCGCCCATCGCCGACAAGAAAAATGGGAAGGACAACTGGCAAGACGCAGGGACGGTCGACAAGGTCCAGGAGGATTGCGTCGACTGGGATGAGAGCGCGTCACCCAAGATCATCGATACCAAGAACCAGAATGTCCAGAATCCCGTTATCGACGGCAGCACACGTATCACCGTCAGCGATCAGAAGCGGACGTATGAATATTATTCCTATGACGCCACCTGGCAGCCCGCCACCAAGAAGAAGCCCGGCAGTTGTCAGATCAAAAAGCTCCGCTGGACGTTCACGCGCACCTATTACAAGGTGCAGACGGTCGAGACCCTGACCAGGGTTTTCGACGGCGCCTATAATTATCTCGATCGCGAATTCGACACGCGGCCGCTGAAGACCGGATCGACGATCGAGTCCGATACCGGCGATGAGGGCGCGACGGTCACCACGAGCTGGGGCGGGTGCATCATCGAGCGGATTACGACGAAATTCGCGTCCAACGAGACGGCTCCTTCGAACGCCCTCGACATGGATATCGATACGCTCCCGACAGCCGGCGATGCGGATACCCAATGGAAGCTGTTCCTCCCCGACGTCACCTATAATCGCAGCCAGGAGAAGCCGCTTTCGGGCTCGACGAAAGATCTCACCAATTTCGTCGAAAAGGGCGGTGACTATGCCGCCTGTCCGGCGGCGGCGATGAAGCTGGAGACGATGACGAAGACGGACCACGACAAGTTCGCGGCCTATATCAACACGCTGCAGCCCAAGGGCTATACCTATCACGACGCGGGCATGGCGTGGGGCGCGCGGCTGCTGTCGCCGAGCGGCCTGTTTGCCGACGAGAACGGACCCTATAACGGCCGCCCGGTCAGCCGTCACGTCATCTTCATGACCGACGGCGACATGATGACGCCGCGTGACAATCTGTCGCATCAGGGACAGGAACGGTCGATGCCGCGAATCGGCGCGACGAGCGACGATGACGCGATCGCGCGGCACAACAACCGCTTCGTCCAGCTTTGCCGGGCGGCGCGCCAGCGTGCGATCACCATCTGGGTGGTGTCGTTCGGGGTCGGCAGCAACGCCAACCTCAACAGCTGCGCCTCGTCGGGCCAGGCGTTCGAAGCCAGCAATGCGTCGCAGCTCAACGACCAGTTCCAGGCGATCGCCCGTCAGATCTCCAAGCTGAGGCTGTCGCAATGA
- the smc gene encoding chromosome segregation protein SMC — MQIKRLRLTGFKSFVEPTELRIEPGLTGVVGPNGCGKSNLLEAIRWVMGESSPKSMRGGGMEDVIFAGTAQRPPRDFAEVAIHCDTEGGVVAGLSDASEGDELEIIRRIERGAGSAYRANGRDVRAKDVALIFADAATGAHSPALVSQGKIANVIAAKPTDRRAMLEEAAGIAGLHVRRKDAEQKLRATETNLTRLSEIVADMEVRANALRRQARAAEKYRKLSEDIRVAEGRLIYARWRDAAAAADQARHDADAAEAAVKAAQAELETVSTAQVEVATRVGAARAEAQARRDALAEATATLVRLQGEERAARQRLDDLAAQQQRLADDRAREGELAREAHAALTALDAEAKQLAQDIAAHGASRATLVEAHQAAQAHLRDAEVALAQARARAASEAADRRIAVSAHDSAAAAVRRVEQEKARVDADIAALGDSHALAAARTESAQAAEQAEAAIAAAEAALQEAEADREATAADLAAAEAGLAEARAALAALDGEAATLERALAAARSGDDRILDRLRVTPGYEAALAAALGDDLDAGTDTAAPRVWGGAEQRPDDPPLPAGTESLADYVQAPAALARRLAQIAVAETDSGQPLAAGQRLVTLDGVMRRWDGFVTRGDGATATERLQRQNRLEDLAAQRPQVELGVQELVDRRDAAAAKAAELAEAAAAARKGLAQADEARRAALRAADQAEAALDRHRDAAALFDRRLAEIAAAAKETAEALAAQEAALVALPDEALARAALDTQEAATDRARTGANEAQTALAAHDRTLAALSERQAVVGAEIKSWKARAGEAARRVTDMDKRAEALAAEAAKLAGLPDKLAGDRADAETRQAGLREQVGAAEAHEREAEAALREAEAALTAIRERVAAARETRAGAAARSENAELRRVEMGRLSGERFECPPPLLPQKAGFESASVGDASTESAQHDRLIAERERLGPVNLVAADELAELDVEREKSAAEIEELTQAVNRLRGSIGNLNREGRVRLLAAFETVNEHFQRLFTTLFNGGQAHLELVDSDDPLEAGLEIMAQPPGKRLGTLTLLSGGEQALTAVALIFGLFLTNPAPICVLDEVDAPLDDANIERFCDLLDRMSRETNTRYLIVTHNAVTMARMHRLFGVTMIEKGVSRLVSVDLGGAEELLAAE; from the coding sequence GTGCAGATAAAGCGCCTGCGCCTGACCGGTTTCAAAAGCTTCGTCGAACCCACCGAACTGCGGATCGAGCCCGGCCTGACCGGCGTCGTCGGCCCCAATGGCTGCGGCAAGTCGAACCTGCTCGAAGCGATCCGCTGGGTGATGGGCGAATCCTCGCCCAAGTCGATGCGCGGCGGCGGGATGGAGGATGTCATCTTCGCGGGCACCGCGCAGCGCCCGCCGCGCGATTTCGCCGAGGTCGCAATCCATTGCGATACCGAGGGCGGGGTCGTCGCCGGCCTGTCCGACGCGAGCGAGGGCGACGAGCTCGAAATCATCCGCCGTATCGAACGCGGCGCGGGATCGGCCTATCGCGCCAACGGCCGCGACGTGCGCGCGAAGGATGTCGCGCTGATTTTCGCCGACGCCGCGACCGGCGCGCACAGCCCGGCGCTCGTCAGCCAGGGCAAGATCGCGAACGTCATCGCCGCGAAACCGACCGACCGCCGCGCGATGCTGGAAGAGGCTGCCGGAATCGCGGGCCTGCACGTCCGCCGCAAGGACGCCGAGCAGAAATTGCGCGCGACCGAGACCAATCTCACCCGGCTCTCCGAAATCGTCGCCGACATGGAGGTGCGCGCGAACGCGCTCCGTCGCCAGGCGCGCGCCGCCGAAAAATACCGGAAGCTGTCCGAAGACATCCGCGTCGCCGAGGGGCGGCTCATCTATGCGCGCTGGCGCGATGCCGCGGCCGCCGCCGACCAGGCGCGCCACGACGCCGACGCAGCCGAAGCCGCGGTGAAGGCGGCACAGGCCGAACTCGAAACCGTCTCGACGGCGCAGGTCGAAGTCGCGACCCGCGTCGGCGCCGCCCGCGCCGAGGCGCAGGCGCGGCGCGACGCGCTCGCGGAAGCGACCGCGACGCTCGTCCGCCTGCAGGGCGAGGAACGCGCCGCGCGCCAGCGGCTCGATGATCTGGCGGCGCAGCAGCAACGCCTGGCCGACGACCGCGCGCGCGAGGGCGAACTCGCGCGCGAGGCGCACGCCGCGCTCACCGCGCTCGATGCCGAGGCGAAGCAGCTTGCGCAGGACATCGCCGCGCACGGCGCGAGCCGGGCCACGCTCGTCGAAGCGCATCAGGCCGCGCAGGCGCATCTTCGCGATGCCGAGGTCGCGCTGGCGCAGGCGCGTGCACGCGCCGCGAGCGAGGCGGCCGACCGCCGCATCGCGGTCTCGGCGCACGATAGTGCCGCAGCCGCCGTCCGCCGCGTCGAGCAGGAGAAAGCGCGCGTCGATGCCGACATCGCCGCGCTCGGCGACAGCCACGCGCTCGCCGCCGCCCGCACCGAAAGCGCGCAGGCGGCCGAGCAGGCCGAAGCCGCGATCGCCGCCGCCGAAGCCGCCTTGCAGGAGGCCGAGGCCGACCGCGAAGCGACCGCCGCCGACCTCGCCGCCGCCGAAGCTGGGCTCGCCGAAGCGCGTGCCGCGCTCGCGGCGCTCGACGGCGAAGCCGCAACACTCGAACGCGCGCTCGCCGCCGCGCGCAGCGGCGACGACCGCATCCTCGACCGGCTGCGCGTGACTCCCGGTTATGAGGCCGCGCTCGCCGCTGCGCTCGGCGACGATCTTGACGCCGGCACCGACACCGCCGCCCCGCGCGTCTGGGGCGGTGCCGAACAGCGCCCGGACGACCCGCCCCTGCCCGCCGGCACCGAATCGCTCGCCGACTATGTGCAGGCCCCCGCCGCGCTCGCGCGCCGTCTCGCGCAGATCGCGGTCGCCGAAACCGACAGCGGTCAACCGCTCGCGGCCGGTCAGCGCCTCGTCACGCTGGACGGGGTGATGCGCCGCTGGGACGGCTTCGTGACGCGCGGCGACGGCGCGACCGCGACCGAGCGGCTGCAACGCCAGAACCGGCTCGAGGACCTCGCGGCGCAGCGCCCCCAGGTCGAACTCGGTGTGCAGGAACTGGTGGACCGCCGCGACGCCGCCGCGGCAAAAGCCGCCGAACTCGCCGAAGCAGCCGCCGCCGCGCGCAAGGGTCTCGCACAGGCCGACGAGGCCCGCCGCGCCGCGCTGCGCGCCGCCGATCAGGCCGAAGCGGCGCTCGACCGCCACCGCGACGCCGCCGCGCTGTTCGACCGCCGCCTTGCCGAAATCGCCGCCGCCGCGAAAGAGACCGCCGAAGCGCTCGCCGCGCAGGAAGCCGCGCTCGTCGCGCTTCCCGACGAAGCGCTGGCGCGCGCCGCGCTCGACACCCAGGAAGCCGCGACCGACCGCGCGCGCACCGGGGCGAACGAAGCACAGACCGCGCTCGCCGCGCACGACCGCACACTCGCGGCGCTGAGCGAACGCCAGGCGGTCGTGGGCGCCGAAATCAAGAGCTGGAAGGCGCGCGCGGGCGAGGCCGCGCGCCGCGTCACCGACATGGACAAGCGCGCCGAAGCGCTCGCCGCCGAGGCTGCGAAGCTCGCCGGGCTTCCCGACAAGCTCGCCGGCGACCGCGCCGATGCCGAGACGCGGCAGGCCGGTCTGCGCGAGCAGGTCGGCGCGGCCGAGGCGCACGAACGCGAAGCCGAAGCCGCGCTCCGCGAAGCCGAGGCGGCGCTCACCGCGATCCGCGAGCGCGTCGCCGCCGCGCGCGAGACCCGCGCCGGAGCCGCCGCGCGCTCCGAGAATGCCGAGCTGCGGCGCGTCGAAATGGGCCGCCTGTCGGGCGAGCGCTTCGAGTGCCCGCCGCCGCTGTTGCCGCAAAAGGCGGGCTTCGAGAGCGCGAGCGTCGGCGATGCGAGCACCGAATCGGCGCAGCACGACCGGCTGATCGCCGAGCGCGAACGGCTCGGCCCGGTCAATCTCGTCGCCGCCGACGAGCTCGCCGAACTCGACGTCGAGCGCGAGAAGAGCGCCGCCGAGATCGAGGAACTGACGCAGGCGGTGAACCGGCTGCGCGGCTCGATCGGCAATCTCAATCGTGAAGGCCGCGTCCGCCTGCTCGCCGCGTTCGAGACCGTCAACGAGCATTTCCAGCGCCTCTTCACCACGCTATTCAACGGCGGCCAGGCGCACCTCGAACTCGTCGATTCGGACGATCCACTCGAGGCCGGTCTCGAAATCATGGCGCAGCCGCCGGGCAAAAGGCTGGGCACGCTGACCCTGCTGTCGGGCGGCGAGCAGGCGCTGACCGCGGTCGCGCTGATCTTCGGCCTCTTCCTCACCAACCCCGCGCCGATCTGCGTCCTCGACGAAGTCGACGCGCCGCTCGACGACGCGAATATCGAGCGCTTCTGCGACCTGCTCGACCGCATGAGCCGCGAGACCAACACCCGCTATCTGATCGTCACCCACAATGCGGTGACGATGGCGCGGATGCATCGCCTGTTCGGGGTGACGATGATCGAGAAGGGCGTCAGCCGCCTGGTGTCGGTCGACCTCGGTGGGGCGGAGGAATTGCTGGCGGCGGAATGA
- a CDS encoding TadE family protein has translation MSPVSALLRRLRRHQRGTALMEFALTAPVFLLVLMGIFDYCWQMYAQQVLQGAVAKAGRDATIETYAIDQSKLDTFVSNQVHKVFKGAEVSFKRRAYDDFSKMKEPRTVDYDGDGVVDCVEDGGKTGNGGADDVVLYTASMRFKRILPVWRMLGQSEYKTLSSTTVLRNQPFAAGSEIAAEICA, from the coding sequence ATGAGCCCGGTGTCCGCTCTGCTTCGCCGCCTTCGCCGCCATCAGCGCGGCACGGCGCTGATGGAATTTGCGCTGACGGCCCCGGTCTTTCTCCTCGTCCTGATGGGGATCTTCGACTATTGCTGGCAGATGTATGCGCAGCAGGTGCTGCAGGGCGCGGTCGCCAAGGCCGGTCGCGACGCGACGATCGAAACCTATGCCATCGATCAGTCGAAGCTCGATACCTTCGTGAGCAACCAGGTGCACAAGGTGTTCAAGGGTGCCGAAGTGAGCTTCAAGCGCCGCGCCTATGACGATTTCAGCAAAATGAAGGAGCCGCGCACGGTCGATTATGACGGCGACGGCGTGGTCGACTGCGTCGAGGACGGAGGCAAGACAGGCAACGGCGGTGCCGACGACGTGGTTCTCTATACCGCCTCCATGCGATTCAAGCGCATCCTGCCCGTGTGGCGGATGTTGGGGCAGTCCGAATATAAGACGCTGTCATCGACGACCGTGCTACGCAACCAGCCCTTTGCTGCGGGAAGCGAAATAGCGGCGGAGATATGCGCATGA
- a CDS encoding DsbA family protein, whose product MIQPKLRILLLASLGALALSACGETKTDQTKQQDVIAKVAAPAGKSWSQTVSKNADGGYVMGNPDAPIKVIEFASITCSHCAAFSTESHEELRRDFIDTGRVSLEVHNFIRDPLDATAAAIIRCAPVDRYFPLQDNVFASQEELFAGVKGNEAAADAAMKLPPAQRFPAFAKALKLDTFFQSRGVTGEQINACLSNVDNISKLEQGTNAAAEKYQIQGTPTFVVNGQVLEGVAAWGPLRDHLRTMGVR is encoded by the coding sequence ATGATCCAGCCCAAGCTGCGCATCCTCCTCCTCGCCTCGCTCGGCGCGCTCGCGCTCAGCGCGTGCGGCGAGACCAAGACCGACCAGACCAAGCAGCAGGACGTCATCGCCAAGGTCGCCGCGCCCGCAGGGAAGAGCTGGTCGCAGACGGTCAGCAAGAATGCCGACGGCGGCTATGTGATGGGCAACCCCGATGCGCCGATCAAGGTCATCGAATTCGCGTCGATCACCTGCTCGCATTGCGCGGCCTTCTCGACCGAAAGCCATGAAGAACTCCGGCGCGACTTCATCGACACCGGCCGCGTCAGCCTGGAGGTCCATAATTTCATCCGCGATCCGCTCGACGCCACCGCCGCCGCGATCATCCGCTGCGCGCCGGTCGACCGCTATTTCCCGCTGCAGGACAATGTCTTCGCATCGCAGGAAGAGTTGTTCGCGGGCGTGAAGGGCAATGAAGCCGCCGCCGACGCCGCGATGAAACTGCCCCCCGCGCAGCGTTTCCCCGCCTTCGCCAAGGCGCTGAAGCTCGACACTTTCTTTCAGTCGCGCGGCGTGACCGGCGAGCAGATCAACGCCTGCCTGTCCAACGTCGACAATATCTCGAAGCTCGAACAGGGCACCAACGCCGCGGCCGAGAAATATCAGATCCAGGGCACCCCGACCTTCGTCGTCAACGGCCAGGTTCTCGAAGGCGTCGCCGCCTGGGGTCCGCTGCGCGATCATCTGCGCACCATGGGTGTGCGCTGA
- a CDS encoding glutamate--cysteine ligase: protein MSTRTVSDQNDPIIESRDQLAAPMANGEKPRDRWRIGTEHEKFVYRTADHRAPSYNEPGGIRDLLMALTRFGWEPVYESGNVIALSGSDGAISLEPAGQLELSGAPLENLHQTCAETGRHLKQVKEIGAELGLGFLGLGMWPDKSRDELPRMPKGRYKIMLDHMPRVGTMGLDMMLRTCTIQTNLDYASEADMVQKFRVSLALQPLATALFAASPFTDGKPNGYMSYRSHIWTDTDPARTGMLPFVFEDGFGYDRYVDYMLDVPMYFVFRDGRYIDAAGQSFRAFLKGELPALPGELPRMSDWTDHLSTAFPEVRLKSFLEMRGADGGPWNRICALPALWVGLLYDQGALDAAWDLVKGWSIAEQQALRDAVPRDGLCAPAPGGGTVGDLAYRVLDIAAAGLAARGEVNSMGDNEVGFLEPLRRIAASGKSPAHDLLDRYEGPWGHDLSKIYDELSF, encoded by the coding sequence ATGAGCACGCGGACGGTTTCAGATCAAAACGATCCCATCATCGAAAGCCGCGACCAGCTCGCGGCCCCCATGGCCAACGGCGAAAAGCCCCGCGACCGCTGGCGCATCGGCACCGAGCACGAGAAATTCGTCTATCGCACCGCCGATCACCGCGCCCCCTCCTATAACGAGCCCGGCGGCATCCGCGACCTGTTGATGGCGCTCACCCGCTTCGGCTGGGAGCCCGTCTATGAGAGCGGGAACGTCATCGCCCTCTCGGGCAGCGACGGCGCGATCAGCCTCGAACCCGCGGGGCAGCTCGAACTGTCGGGCGCGCCGCTCGAAAATCTCCACCAGACCTGCGCCGAGACCGGCCGCCACCTGAAGCAGGTCAAGGAAATCGGCGCCGAACTCGGCCTCGGCTTTCTCGGCCTCGGCATGTGGCCCGACAAGAGCCGCGACGAGCTGCCGCGCATGCCCAAGGGGCGCTACAAGATCATGCTCGACCATATGCCGCGCGTCGGCACGATGGGGCTCGACATGATGCTGCGCACCTGCACGATCCAGACCAACCTCGATTATGCGAGCGAGGCCGACATGGTGCAGAAATTCCGCGTCAGCCTGGCCTTGCAGCCGCTCGCGACTGCGCTCTTCGCCGCCTCGCCCTTCACCGACGGCAAACCGAACGGCTATATGTCGTATCGCAGCCACATCTGGACCGACACCGACCCCGCGCGCACCGGAATGCTGCCCTTCGTGTTCGAGGACGGCTTCGGCTATGACCGCTATGTCGATTATATGCTCGACGTGCCGATGTATTTCGTCTTTCGCGACGGCCGATATATCGACGCCGCGGGGCAGAGCTTCCGCGCCTTCCTGAAGGGTGAGCTTCCCGCGCTGCCTGGCGAGCTGCCGCGGATGTCCGACTGGACAGACCATCTCTCGACCGCTTTCCCGGAGGTGCGGCTCAAGAGCTTCCTCGAAATGCGCGGCGCCGACGGCGGCCCGTGGAACCGCATCTGCGCGCTCCCCGCGCTGTGGGTCGGGCTGCTCTATGACCAGGGCGCGCTCGACGCCGCGTGGGATCTCGTCAAGGGGTGGAGCATCGCCGAGCAGCAGGCGCTGCGCGACGCCGTTCCGCGCGACGGGCTCTGCGCACCGGCACCCGGCGGCGGCACCGTCGGCGACCTCGCGTATCGCGTCCTCGACATCGCCGCGGCGGGTCTCGCGGCGCGCGGCGAGGTCAATTCGATGGGCGATAATGAGGTCGGCTTCCTCGAACCGCTGCGCCGCATCGCCGCGAGCGGCAAATCCCCCGCGCACGACCTGCTCGACCGCTACGAAGGGCCGTGGGGCCACGATCTGTCGAAGATTTATGACGAGCTGAGCTTCTGA
- a CDS encoding DsbA family protein: MPAFHATPLARRAAIATLTAAAFTLFVAATPAKPARWSATVSVNSIGAYVVGNPRAKVKLVEYFSYTCSHCADFAKLGSAPLKAQYIDKGLVLFEYRNLVRDPVDLTAALLARCGPASAFAGNHQAIFAAQPVWLNKVVKMSEAQRASWYQGEPGTRARKIAADTGLAALMQKRGYSAAQVNACLDSEVAQAEVTGMTNIGLSADHVRGTPTFFVNGRDAEVTAWSALKTKLDAALKGS; encoded by the coding sequence ATGCCCGCATTTCATGCCACGCCTCTCGCCCGCCGCGCTGCGATCGCCACCCTGACGGCGGCCGCGTTCACCTTGTTCGTCGCGGCCACACCCGCGAAACCGGCACGCTGGTCGGCGACCGTCAGCGTCAATTCGATCGGTGCCTATGTCGTCGGCAACCCCAGGGCGAAGGTGAAGCTGGTCGAATATTTCAGCTATACCTGCAGCCATTGCGCCGATTTCGCGAAGCTCGGCTCGGCACCGCTCAAGGCGCAATATATCGACAAGGGGCTCGTCCTCTTCGAATATCGCAACCTCGTCCGCGACCCCGTCGACCTGACCGCCGCGCTGCTGGCGCGCTGCGGCCCGGCGAGCGCCTTCGCCGGCAACCACCAGGCGATCTTCGCCGCGCAGCCGGTATGGCTGAACAAGGTGGTCAAGATGAGCGAAGCGCAGAGGGCAAGCTGGTATCAGGGCGAACCCGGCACGCGCGCGCGCAAGATCGCCGCCGACACCGGCCTTGCCGCGCTGATGCAGAAGCGCGGTTATTCGGCGGCGCAGGTGAACGCCTGCCTCGACAGCGAAGTCGCGCAGGCCGAAGTGACCGGCATGACCAATATCGGGCTATCGGCCGATCACGTCCGCGGCACCCCGACCTTCTTCGTCAACGGCCGCGACGCCGAAGTCACCGCCTGGTCCGCGCTGAAAACGAAACTCGACGCCGCGCTCAAGGGCTCGTAA
- a CDS encoding 16S rRNA (uracil(1498)-N(3))-methyltransferase: MPAIPAWPPASTPRLFTSFPLGPDAAPVIEGAAAHYLLNVMRLRVGDPLLLFDDRSGEWLGVIADAGKRSLTLRIERRTRARETVPDLWLCFAPVKKARLDWIIEKATELGIARLQPVITERTIVERVKRERIEAQIVEACEQCGRTALPELAEPVKLPHLLRDWPADRALLFADEEGGTPFAAIDAPAPAAILTGPEGGFTPREREALLGCSAVRRLSLGPRILRAETAAIAAVGLWMGLHGDWR; the protein is encoded by the coding sequence ATGCCCGCGATCCCCGCCTGGCCGCCCGCCAGTACGCCCCGCCTGTTCACTTCCTTCCCGCTCGGGCCCGACGCCGCCCCGGTCATCGAGGGGGCAGCGGCGCATTATCTGCTGAACGTCATGCGGCTGCGGGTCGGCGATCCGCTGCTGCTGTTCGACGATCGCAGCGGCGAGTGGCTCGGGGTCATCGCCGACGCGGGCAAAAGATCGCTGACCCTCCGGATCGAACGCCGGACGCGCGCGCGCGAAACGGTCCCCGACCTCTGGCTCTGCTTCGCCCCGGTCAAGAAGGCGCGGCTCGACTGGATCATCGAGAAAGCAACCGAACTCGGCATCGCGCGGCTGCAGCCGGTGATCACCGAACGGACGATCGTCGAGCGGGTCAAGCGCGAGCGGATCGAGGCGCAGATCGTCGAGGCCTGCGAACAATGCGGCCGCACCGCGCTTCCCGAGCTTGCCGAACCCGTGAAGCTGCCGCACCTGCTCAGGGACTGGCCCGCCGACCGTGCGCTTCTCTTCGCCGACGAGGAAGGCGGCACGCCCTTCGCCGCGATCGATGCGCCCGCCCCCGCCGCGATCCTGACCGGCCCCGAAGGCGGCTTTACGCCGCGCGAGCGCGAGGCGCTGCTCGGCTGCTCCGCGGTCCGCCGCCTGTCGCTCGGCCCCCGCATCCTGCGCGCCGAAACCGCCGCGATCGCCGCGGTCGGGCTGTGGATGGGGCTCCACGGCGACTGGAGATGA
- the ubiA gene encoding 4-hydroxybenzoate octaprenyltransferase: MTAATHPPDSQHQGFLGLLPAPLRPYALLARFDRPIGWWLLYWPCAWGLALAGGVRSHWPLFLWMLLGAIVMRGAGCVYNDIVDRDLDAKVARTAARPVASGAVSVRGALLWTALLSLVGLVVLLQLPLPAQIVAVASLALVAAYPFMKRITWWPQAWLGLVFSWGALVGWIAVGGGQGLALPLLYAGCIAWVIGYDTIYALQDIEDDALVGVKSSARALGRHVKGGVGLCYGFALAGWAGALWSVRPDPLVLVALVPAALHLTGQVVTLDPENGADALAKFRSNRFAGLLVFAAMLVVGSAP, from the coding sequence ATGACCGCCGCGACGCATCCTCCCGACAGCCAGCATCAGGGCTTCCTCGGCCTGCTTCCCGCGCCGCTGCGCCCTTATGCGCTGCTTGCGCGCTTCGACCGGCCGATCGGCTGGTGGCTGCTCTATTGGCCGTGCGCCTGGGGCCTGGCGCTCGCGGGCGGGGTGCGGAGCCATTGGCCCTTGTTCCTGTGGATGCTGCTCGGCGCGATCGTCATGCGCGGCGCGGGATGCGTCTATAACGATATCGTCGACCGCGACCTCGACGCGAAGGTTGCGCGCACCGCCGCGCGCCCGGTCGCGAGCGGCGCGGTGTCGGTGCGCGGCGCCTTGCTGTGGACCGCGCTGCTGTCGCTCGTCGGGCTGGTCGTGCTGCTGCAACTGCCGCTTCCTGCGCAGATCGTGGCGGTCGCGAGCCTCGCGCTCGTCGCTGCCTATCCCTTCATGAAGCGCATCACCTGGTGGCCGCAGGCGTGGCTGGGCCTCGTGTTCAGTTGGGGGGCGCTCGTCGGCTGGATCGCGGTCGGCGGAGGGCAGGGGTTGGCGCTGCCGTTGCTCTATGCCGGCTGCATCGCCTGGGTGATCGGCTACGACACCATCTATGCGCTGCAGGATATCGAGGACGATGCGCTGGTCGGCGTCAAGTCGAGCGCGCGCGCGCTGGGGCGCCATGTGAAGGGCGGGGTCGGCCTCTGCTATGGTTTCGCGCTCGCGGGCTGGGCGGGGGCGCTGTGGAGTGTGCGGCCCGATCCGCTGGTGCTTGTGGCGCTGGTGCCCGCGGCGCTGCACCTGACAGGACAGGTGGTAACGCTCGACCCCGAGAACGGCGCCGATGCGCTGGCGAAATTCCGCAGCAATCGTTTTGCAGGGCTGCTGGTGTTCGCGGCGATGCTGGTGGTGGGCAGCGCGCCCTGA